AGGGGATAAGTTCGCGATTTCGTAGTTCTTCTATGGTTAAATTCAGAATTGGTAACTCTAAATGGGAATCTATGCTGGTATCTCCATGTCCAGGAAAGTGTTTAGCACAACCAATAATCCCAACTTCCCGCAGTCCCAGGAAATAATCACGCGCGCCAGCAGCAGCAGTTTCCGGCGTGGTTCCAAAAGCGCGAGATCCGATAATTGGGTTATTAGGATTAGAGAAAATATCTGCTACAGGCGACCAGGATATATTAATTCCCAATGACTTGAGTTCTAATCCTGCTGCTTTTGCGACTTCACGCGCCCGAGACTGCAACAAGAAAGCATGGGGAAATCGAGTGATTGGTAAATATGGACGATGGACAGTACCACCTTCATGATCGATGGTGATCAACATCGAGTCATGTTCAGCATATTGCCGAATTTGATTAACTAGATCCTGATAGATTTGCAACCATTCTTCGTAGTGAATACCGTAACGAAAGTTCTTAGCGTAAAAGATAATCCCCACTGGCTTTAACTCACTCAGTATGCGTTTATCCTCATCGCTTAATTTAGTACCAGAAATACCAACAATGAGGTGACGTCCAAAGCGATGCATATCTTGCGCTGCTGCCATGATGGGTTCCTTATGCTAAACCTACTGGGATACAAATTCTAACCCGCTTGAGTGGGTTTGAGCTATTAGCCGGAACTCTAGTTCACGGCTTGTTGATAAATTGCTCACAAATCGGTGATAATTGCCAGCTTTTTAGTAGGTTTCTGGTTTTTTTGATTTAGGTTCAGATTTTTGAGAGTCATTTTCGCTTTATTTGATTGTAGAATCACTGCTTCATAGGGTACAACTCCGGCTACTTCACTATTGATACAACGAGCCGCTACTGGTGACAAATCTAGACTGCGAGGAGGAATATAAGGGCCGCGATCGTTTACCCGCACAATTACTGCTTTGCCAGTTTGCAAGTTAGTCACTTTTAAAAAGGTGTTAAAAGGCAAAGATTTATGAGCAACTGTCAATTCATTTTGATTGAATATTTCACCATTTGCTGTTAAGCGACCATGAAAAAATGGGCCATACCAAGAAGCCAAGCCATAGATTTTTTTCTGGGAGGGTTTTAAACCATACATCTCTAATTGCCCTTCCACAAGTGATAATGTCGGTGCGCTTATCGCCGTACGTAGGTTATTAGTCCATTCAATTGCTAATAATTCACCACTACGGTTGGCTTTTTGAGTAATTTGTTTGTTAATGCCAAATAGATAGCGATTTCCTGCCATTAATGCTGGTACGCCATCTACTAATGCTGGTTGCAGTTGCAATGCATTGAGATTAGATGACTGCAACAATCGTCTCAATCGTTGTTGCATCAAAATTGCTTGCAATCTATTAGGTAAATTTGCAATCAAGCGGTTATTCACCCAAACTTCGTAATTACTTTCATCACGATGCACCACACTCACTGGCAAACCTGATGAAGAACTAAACAAAGACTCGAAAGAAGTGGAAAAGTGGAAGAAGTTATGCAGCGATCGCAAGATTTTATCTGCTAGAAAAGCTGGTTGAGTTGAAGTTGCTTCTATAAATGTAGCGGCTGATAAATTACTGACACTTTTGACAGAAGGCTGTCGAATTTCAGTTACCTGGAGGGAAGAACAAAATTGATTTTTGCTGCTTTTAGCTTTTACTTTCAAAGCATTTGACGATTTATTTATGGTAGGTTTTGCTGCTTTATCTCCCCAATCTATCTTTAAAAAACGTGTAGGTAGTAGCGTCGTCGTCCAAAATTTTACTGGTTGCTTTGGCTGCATAAAAAATGTATGAGACTTACTAACCAGTTTACCTAAATTGGCAGAAACTTTTGTCGAATCAACTGTTGATGCAATGCTTGGTGGCAAGCTTTGATTCAGCGACAAAAATGAACCAATCCAGGATGTAGCCCAAAGTAGTCCAAACAATATCATGGTTATTGTCAATGTTCAGAACAGTGCGCCTTTCTACAGGTACAACTTTATTGATGTTTTCCCAAGTTTCTCAACAACTATTTGTACATATATTCTTTCTTTGAAAAAGAATATGCATCTAGTTAGACACACACCAAATGAGCGATTCCCAGCAGGGATCATCTTATACTGTTAATGCTAAATAAGCAAATCAATGTTTT
Above is a genomic segment from Fischerella sp. JS2 containing:
- the nagZ gene encoding beta-N-acetylhexosaminidase, yielding MAAAQDMHRFGRHLIVGISGTKLSDEDKRILSELKPVGIIFYAKNFRYGIHYEEWLQIYQDLVNQIRQYAEHDSMLITIDHEGGTVHRPYLPITRFPHAFLLQSRAREVAKAAGLELKSLGINISWSPVADIFSNPNNPIIGSRAFGTTPETAAAGARDYFLGLREVGIIGCAKHFPGHGDTSIDSHLELPILNLTIEELRNRELIPFKALIAEQVPMIMTAHILFPQIDAGVPATLSQTILTSILREELGFAGVIISDDLDMKAVSNMYAKSGTVAQTFNAGCDLFIISGNLPSSSMERTFAIAQDFVDSVSNGSLDERIVEAARMRIDSLIAMTPQYSVSALDQDTLKQHAELAIACTFK
- a CDS encoding septal ring lytic transglycosylase RlpA family protein, whose protein sequence is MILFGLLWATSWIGSFLSLNQSLPPSIASTVDSTKVSANLGKLVSKSHTFFMQPKQPVKFWTTTLLPTRFLKIDWGDKAAKPTINKSSNALKVKAKSSKNQFCSSLQVTEIRQPSVKSVSNLSAATFIEATSTQPAFLADKILRSLHNFFHFSTSFESLFSSSSGLPVSVVHRDESNYEVWVNNRLIANLPNRLQAILMQQRLRRLLQSSNLNALQLQPALVDGVPALMAGNRYLFGINKQITQKANRSGELLAIEWTNNLRTAISAPTLSLVEGQLEMYGLKPSQKKIYGLASWYGPFFHGRLTANGEIFNQNELTVAHKSLPFNTFLKVTNLQTGKAVIVRVNDRGPYIPPRSLDLSPVAARCINSEVAGVVPYEAVILQSNKAKMTLKNLNLNQKNQKPTKKLAIITDL